A window of the Roseovarius sp. S88 genome harbors these coding sequences:
- a CDS encoding NAD(P)/FAD-dependent oxidoreductase has product MKPNSKDSSWEMNLPAFSTKPKCGRYDVVIIGGATMGACTAWFLASNRDFKGKVLVVEPDPTFSKAQTGASNNCMRQQFANPINVKIGQYAADFVRNFRQNLGGDPKVPELSIRNFGYLYLSDNADLTKVLQRDQSVQEECGAGTKMVTADQIAASYPFYKLDDIEAGSLNTENEGYYNAPLMVEWLIKKSIEKGVDYVQNAVTAIGREGNKVTNVTLASGETIEAGAIVNASGTRAGIVADMAGLKLDIQSKRRYTFIFRAKEPLDRDLPLTIDPTGVHFRQFGDDYLVGCPPLGEDATVEVDDFSAEETIWEDKVHPIISNRIPQFKDVEIIDFWIGHYDFNTFDYNVVIGPHDEVSNFHFTNGSSGHGSQQGPAVGRGVAEQIIYGEFRSMDLSPFLYERFAKGERVIERAVI; this is encoded by the coding sequence ATGAAACCGAATTCTAAAGATTCCTCGTGGGAGATGAACCTTCCAGCGTTTTCCACAAAGCCGAAATGCGGGCGGTATGATGTCGTGATCATCGGTGGAGCAACCATGGGGGCCTGTACGGCTTGGTTCCTGGCGTCCAATCGGGATTTCAAGGGCAAGGTGTTGGTTGTTGAGCCTGATCCGACGTTCTCTAAGGCGCAGACTGGTGCATCCAACAATTGTATGCGTCAGCAATTTGCAAATCCAATCAACGTAAAGATCGGGCAATACGCGGCAGATTTTGTGCGCAACTTCCGCCAAAATCTGGGCGGCGACCCTAAGGTGCCCGAGCTGAGCATTCGCAACTTCGGCTATCTTTACTTGTCCGACAATGCGGACCTGACAAAGGTTCTGCAACGTGACCAGAGCGTGCAGGAAGAATGCGGAGCTGGCACCAAAATGGTCACAGCTGATCAGATCGCTGCAAGCTATCCATTTTACAAGCTGGACGACATCGAAGCAGGCAGCCTGAACACCGAGAACGAAGGCTACTACAACGCGCCCCTGATGGTTGAATGGCTGATCAAGAAGTCGATTGAGAAGGGTGTTGACTACGTCCAGAACGCGGTGACGGCGATTGGACGTGAAGGCAACAAAGTGACAAACGTGACCCTTGCCTCGGGTGAGACCATTGAGGCCGGTGCGATCGTCAATGCCTCAGGCACCCGCGCTGGCATTGTGGCGGATATGGCGGGGCTCAAGCTCGATATCCAATCCAAGCGGCGCTATACGTTCATCTTCCGTGCCAAGGAACCGCTGGACCGTGATCTGCCGCTGACCATCGACCCGACAGGTGTGCATTTCCGCCAGTTTGGGGATGACTATCTTGTCGGCTGCCCTCCGCTGGGCGAGGATGCCACGGTGGAAGTGGATGACTTCTCGGCCGAGGAAACCATCTGGGAAGACAAGGTGCATCCGATCATCTCGAACCGCATCCCGCAGTTCAAGGATGTCGAGATCATCGACTTCTGGATCGGGCATTACGACTTTAACACGTTCGACTATAATGTTGTTATCGGACCGCATGATGAAGTGTCGAATTTTCACTTCACCAACGGGTCTTCGGGCCATGGGTCACAACAGGGACCAGCTGTAGGCCGCGGTGTGGCCGAACAGATCATCTACGGCGAGTTTCGTTCCATGGATCTGTCACCCTTCCTGTACGAGCGTTTCGCCAAAGGTGAACGGGTTATCGAACGCGCGGTGATTTGA
- a CDS encoding methyltransferase domain-containing protein has protein sequence MAATGKNIGVDPSENMLKTGKDRCQGHENVEFAAGVADNLPVSDGTADKAVG, from the coding sequence TTGGCAGCCACGGGCAAGAACATTGGCGTTGATCCCAGTGAGAACATGCTGAAGACCGGAAAAGACCGCTGCCAGGGGCACGAGAACGTGGAGTTCGCAGCGGGTGTAGCGGATAACCTCCCGGTTTCTGACGGCACCGCCGACAAGGCCGTAGGCTAA
- a CDS encoding restriction endonuclease, which produces MARSFTIEETGFPDAPGMMLATVKALKEMGGSASIAELDEKVVEIEGVSEEEQSFEMVNNPGTPRLNYYLAWARTYLKRGSALENSSRGVWALTPIGSSIETYEQTQKIYDQVVEEEKERARLKRLAKSGKANSDTIALQLELPSDTSPNSADEAEADWEDKLLSVLRKMDPSAFERLAQRLLRESGFTKVEVRGKVGDGGIDGVGVLRVNLVSFQVYFQCKRYTGGVSAGEIRDFRGAMQGRADKGLFITTGHYTAQANEEATRDGATAIDLIDGRRLCELLKSNSLGVSTEMVESVTIDPSWFESV; this is translated from the coding sequence ATGGCTAGAAGTTTCACTATTGAAGAAACCGGATTTCCTGACGCACCAGGTATGATGCTCGCTACCGTGAAAGCACTCAAAGAAATGGGAGGTTCTGCGTCGATTGCCGAATTGGACGAGAAAGTTGTCGAAATAGAAGGCGTTTCCGAAGAAGAACAGTCTTTTGAGATGGTCAATAATCCAGGCACACCGCGACTAAACTACTATCTCGCTTGGGCGCGCACTTATCTGAAACGAGGAAGTGCTTTGGAAAACTCTAGTCGGGGTGTATGGGCACTAACCCCGATTGGTTCATCTATCGAAACCTATGAGCAGACTCAGAAAATTTATGATCAAGTTGTCGAAGAAGAAAAAGAAAGAGCGCGCCTAAAGAGGTTGGCCAAATCTGGAAAGGCTAATTCGGACACCATTGCGCTGCAGCTTGAATTACCGAGCGATACATCACCCAATTCTGCGGACGAAGCTGAGGCGGATTGGGAAGACAAATTACTTTCAGTTCTTCGAAAAATGGATCCCTCTGCCTTCGAGAGATTAGCACAACGCCTATTGCGGGAGTCGGGTTTCACCAAAGTCGAAGTGAGAGGAAAGGTCGGAGATGGGGGTATCGACGGTGTCGGTGTGCTTCGAGTAAATCTCGTTTCTTTTCAGGTTTACTTTCAATGCAAGCGGTACACGGGAGGTGTTTCAGCAGGAGAAATACGCGATTTCCGAGGCGCGATGCAGGGACGGGCAGACAAAGGTTTATTTATCACTACAGGGCATTACACAGCTCAAGCGAACGAAGAAGCGACCCGTGATGGAGCGACTGCAATAGACCTCATTGATGGGCGACGCTTGTGCGAACTACTGAAGTCGAACAGTTTGGGTGTTTCGACAGAAATGGTCGAAAGTGTAACCATAGATCCTAGTTGGTTTGAGTCGGTTTAG
- a CDS encoding DUF6638 family protein codes for MHRLIQSGLMFGNLVHVASPALVERYNRALKSLTGKTTKLTDFYIDISGYSPEIGHELGDDLYLNHAGVNRQFILLSTDQKTAPLLNAKFSTARGILRQFIEENESALFALTARDAVAGELVNSVYDMSSPARLFDIRKITVEADTTNGALGQADELAQKVDRFMSEEDAWFDDVLIAEMIELAGQTGNVLRNPIELKQMSFEQRNYWTDHFGGVYLFQDLDLPAVICATDRTQFADSPIEYVFDLTNRNRIAGFLELNGLVEPIVKARGIDAGAILRQKMDFILVDALAGEGLDLAGRSQSEMRRLARRYASHLPREFHTLNALLNWAENGGPWPVISSDDPAFFYTLRASAHKDADLVNMLLSELAPKDIRQLFICHKTLFYRHYATWSDAKKDYVVDLLINEYQVDKLGTREALFGHEAPMEEPEPAPPPPPKKRVDRVGPWGAVRTVSRRGRGPDGPVANKGRR; via the coding sequence ATGCACCGCCTGATCCAATCCGGCCTCATGTTTGGCAATCTGGTCCACGTGGCGAGCCCGGCTTTGGTCGAGCGCTACAACCGCGCGCTCAAGTCGTTGACGGGCAAGACCACGAAGCTGACGGATTTCTACATCGACATCTCCGGCTACTCCCCCGAGATCGGGCATGAATTGGGCGATGACCTGTACCTCAACCATGCAGGCGTGAACCGACAGTTCATCCTGCTCTCCACGGATCAGAAAACAGCGCCTTTGCTCAACGCCAAATTTTCCACTGCGCGGGGCATCCTGCGGCAGTTTATTGAGGAAAACGAGTCCGCGCTCTTTGCCCTCACGGCCCGCGATGCGGTGGCCGGAGAGCTGGTGAATTCGGTCTATGACATGTCCTCGCCCGCGCGGCTTTTTGATATTCGCAAGATCACGGTCGAGGCCGATACGACCAACGGCGCGCTGGGGCAGGCGGATGAACTGGCCCAGAAGGTTGATCGCTTCATGTCCGAAGAGGATGCGTGGTTTGATGATGTACTCATCGCCGAGATGATCGAACTGGCCGGCCAGACCGGTAACGTGCTGCGAAACCCCATTGAGCTCAAGCAGATGAGCTTTGAGCAGCGCAATTACTGGACCGACCATTTCGGCGGGGTGTATCTGTTTCAGGATCTTGATCTGCCCGCGGTGATCTGCGCCACGGATCGCACTCAGTTTGCGGATAGCCCGATTGAATATGTCTTTGACCTGACAAACAGAAATCGCATTGCCGGGTTTCTGGAACTCAACGGGCTGGTCGAACCCATCGTCAAGGCGCGCGGCATTGATGCCGGAGCAATCCTGCGCCAGAAGATGGATTTCATTCTGGTGGATGCGCTGGCAGGAGAGGGGCTTGACCTGGCGGGGCGGTCGCAGTCGGAAATGCGGCGCCTGGCGCGCCGCTATGCCAGCCACCTGCCGCGTGAATTCCACACGCTGAACGCGTTGCTCAACTGGGCGGAAAATGGCGGGCCGTGGCCTGTCATAAGCTCCGATGATCCGGCCTTTTTCTACACGCTGCGTGCCTCGGCGCATAAGGATGCCGATCTGGTCAACATGCTGCTCAGCGAACTTGCCCCCAAGGACATCCGGCAGCTCTTTATCTGCCACAAGACACTCTTTTACCGCCACTACGCCACATGGTCGGACGCCAAGAAGGACTACGTCGTCGATCTTCTGATAAACGAATACCAAGTGGATAAGCTTGGCACGCGTGAGGCGTTGTTCGGGCATGAGGCACCCATGGAAGAACCCGAACCCGCGCCACCGCCGCCTCCGAAAAAACGGGTGGATCGCGTGGGGCCTTGGGGCGCAGTGCGCACAGTATCGCGCCGCGGCAGAGGGCCGGATGGCCCGGTGGCCAACAAAGGAAGGAGATAG
- a CDS encoding pyrroline-5-carboxylate reductase produces MRFGFIGTGVITEAIVLGMLKSDYPVDEIVVSARTKSISKRLAKASDKIRICENNADIVNAADLLFLAVLPQDAEHVLVPLEFPPEQKIVSLIATIPIAQLQEWTRHDAIICRAIPLPSVADLTGVTAVFPPLDAAMGLFQELGTAIPANTIEEFDSFAVASGMMGLYFGFAECAAQWLCTQGTDYRGARAYLSTMLLGLANTAFQSPDESYEELRLRHTTPGGLNDQMFRRFVDEGGENALSYACQSVAERIRKNHYSQD; encoded by the coding sequence ATGAGGTTTGGCTTTATCGGCACAGGCGTTATCACCGAGGCAATCGTTTTGGGAATGCTCAAGTCCGACTACCCCGTTGATGAGATTGTTGTGTCAGCGAGGACTAAGAGTATTTCGAAGCGGTTGGCAAAGGCTTCGGACAAAATTCGCATTTGTGAAAACAACGCAGATATTGTCAACGCTGCCGACCTGTTGTTCTTAGCCGTGCTTCCACAAGACGCTGAACATGTACTTGTCCCGCTCGAGTTTCCCCCTGAACAAAAGATTGTCAGCTTGATCGCCACGATCCCTATTGCGCAGCTGCAAGAGTGGACGCGCCACGATGCAATCATTTGTCGAGCCATCCCTTTGCCGTCAGTCGCAGACTTGACCGGCGTCACGGCTGTATTCCCTCCACTCGACGCCGCAATGGGTCTTTTCCAAGAACTGGGAACTGCCATTCCCGCGAACACAATCGAAGAGTTTGACTCCTTCGCTGTCGCAAGTGGCATGATGGGGCTCTACTTTGGTTTTGCAGAGTGCGCAGCCCAGTGGCTTTGCACTCAGGGCACAGACTATAGAGGAGCTCGGGCTTATCTCAGCACTATGCTTCTTGGTCTTGCGAATACAGCATTCCAATCACCGGATGAAAGCTATGAAGAATTACGCCTGCGCCACACGACTCCTGGTGGTCTGAACGATCAGATGTTTCGGCGTTTTGTCGACGAGGGCGGGGAAAATGCTTTGTCATATGCATGCCAAAGCGTTGCGGAACGAATTCGCAAAAACCACTATTCCCAGGATTAG
- the dapA gene encoding 4-hydroxy-tetrahydrodipicolinate synthase has translation MSYNVKLSGVMPALVTPFDEAGKIDFNAFEKLMSHFREAGVSGWVPNGSTGEYFSQSTEERRAVLQFVKEYANDDEILIAGTNAPATREVIEQTVLAKEIGYDNVLLAPPFYTRPAQDELIKHYETVLDEVDVNLVLYSYPMKDGADISFELLDHFADNPRVIGIKESSGVLQRAIDISSRYEGKIQLISGSDDIALDFMFWGADSWICGPSNCMAKACCELDRAFKAGELAKAKGIMKTLYRAMNILESGKFVQKIKYGCELQGLPVGECRAPLGPLTETEKAELRTAMEPLLNG, from the coding sequence ATGAGCTACAATGTGAAACTCTCTGGCGTCATGCCAGCGCTCGTGACGCCTTTTGATGAGGCGGGCAAGATCGACTTTAATGCTTTCGAAAAATTGATGTCCCATTTCCGCGAGGCTGGGGTAAGCGGTTGGGTTCCCAACGGCTCAACCGGTGAATACTTCTCACAATCGACCGAGGAGCGACGTGCAGTTCTGCAATTTGTCAAAGAATACGCAAATGATGATGAAATCCTGATAGCGGGAACAAACGCGCCTGCGACCCGCGAGGTAATCGAGCAAACCGTATTGGCCAAGGAAATCGGTTACGACAACGTCCTGTTGGCTCCGCCTTTCTATACACGCCCGGCGCAGGATGAGCTGATCAAACACTATGAGACGGTATTAGATGAAGTAGACGTAAACCTAGTGCTCTATTCCTATCCAATGAAGGATGGAGCGGATATCAGCTTTGAATTGCTGGATCACTTTGCGGACAATCCACGGGTCATTGGCATCAAGGAAAGCTCGGGTGTTTTACAACGCGCCATCGACATTTCATCGCGCTACGAAGGTAAAATACAGCTGATTTCCGGATCGGATGACATTGCACTCGATTTCATGTTCTGGGGTGCGGACAGTTGGATTTGTGGCCCGTCGAATTGTATGGCGAAGGCTTGTTGTGAGCTGGATCGCGCGTTCAAGGCTGGTGAATTGGCCAAAGCGAAAGGGATCATGAAGACGCTTTATCGCGCTATGAACATCCTTGAATCCGGCAAGTTTGTGCAAAAAATCAAGTATGGCTGCGAACTTCAGGGCTTGCCCGTTGGCGAGTGCCGCGCACCGCTGGGACCGCTTACTGAAACAGAAAAAGCCGAGCTGCGCACCGCGATGGAACCGCTCTTGAACGGGTAA
- a CDS encoding AAA family ATPase: MSLTADTMELREEDIAKHYEAASAMLAGFDHTPRIAKPVEAVAQEKSSGLGTRRRFRSTTPGLVTRSTARPEGVQLVARIEGADEGDPLVSPLQATVLHGLRRALAIALAVGEQFAEATGLADLRRANLAGSLAEARKTEFTELLGAEALAVGHVFANATAFLMGPHGSEVSVEVGEVEEVLSDNAQLMLHGALWELDQDIAAHASDDARLVATVAAFAEQLMEKITLRAQNTGRLEAFTGASWRVEEDDFTIRGFEAAAKGKSTTLTMTFKKPHEVVGNHIAKYQALKLSKMLMAYDFDRRLNPFAELGGFIFTFMGDGKPGTGKTTLIQMMAGLINEYCQNAGYAFRYQNLSTDSIDSYQGKSAQNAKAFINNVLDPGVIGFGTIDDIDQLAGKRGDRQSSAGQLEITAVLMESFAGANTVVRGNCTFGMFSNYPENVDDALRQRAGARFLVDGPQTREDYIDILYLLMGKNHDIPLGEHEVYAAQEIKKAVAASFESHSRPHEEGLLKVYDRVSKDIGALDTIAKMGTYLKGIQEADERFTGRAIKNITDAVKVRAMDFELPDEWMENPDLFLFKDYDTKKAMIEELRQPITIEMVIQEINRYADSEFRYADKSDEVAIETAVREMGRMEEAKRRYLEGRG; the protein is encoded by the coding sequence ATGAGTTTGACGGCCGACACGATGGAGCTGCGGGAAGAGGATATCGCCAAGCATTACGAGGCGGCCTCTGCTATGCTGGCGGGGTTTGATCACACCCCCCGGATTGCCAAACCGGTTGAGGCTGTGGCGCAGGAGAAATCATCTGGCCTCGGCACGCGCCGACGCTTTCGCAGCACCACGCCGGGCCTCGTCACGCGATCTACCGCGCGGCCCGAGGGCGTTCAGCTTGTGGCGCGCATCGAGGGCGCGGATGAGGGCGACCCGTTGGTCAGCCCGCTTCAGGCGACGGTCCTGCACGGGTTGCGCCGGGCTTTGGCCATTGCGTTGGCCGTGGGAGAGCAGTTTGCCGAGGCCACGGGGCTGGCCGATCTGCGCCGCGCCAATCTGGCCGGATCTTTGGCCGAGGCGCGCAAGACGGAATTTACCGAGCTTTTGGGCGCCGAAGCGCTGGCGGTGGGCCATGTCTTTGCCAATGCGACCGCGTTTCTCATGGGGCCTCATGGCTCGGAGGTGAGCGTTGAGGTCGGTGAGGTCGAGGAAGTGCTCAGCGACAATGCGCAACTGATGCTGCATGGCGCGCTCTGGGAGTTGGATCAGGACATCGCGGCCCATGCCAGCGACGACGCGCGTCTGGTGGCCACCGTCGCGGCCTTCGCCGAGCAGTTGATGGAGAAAATCACCCTGCGCGCCCAGAATACCGGACGGCTGGAGGCCTTTACCGGCGCAAGCTGGCGCGTGGAGGAAGACGATTTCACCATCCGGGGGTTCGAGGCGGCGGCCAAGGGCAAATCCACGACTCTCACCATGACTTTCAAAAAACCCCATGAGGTCGTGGGCAACCATATCGCCAAGTATCAGGCTTTGAAGCTTTCCAAAATGCTGATGGCTTATGATTTCGACAGGCGGCTCAATCCCTTTGCCGAACTGGGCGGGTTCATCTTTACCTTCATGGGGGATGGCAAACCGGGGACGGGGAAGACCACGCTCATTCAGATGATGGCGGGCTTGATAAACGAGTATTGCCAGAACGCCGGCTATGCCTTTCGCTATCAGAACCTCAGCACGGACAGCATCGACAGCTATCAGGGCAAGTCAGCGCAGAACGCCAAGGCGTTTATCAACAACGTGCTTGATCCGGGCGTCATCGGCTTTGGCACGATTGATGACATAGACCAATTGGCGGGCAAACGCGGCGACCGGCAATCAAGCGCCGGGCAGCTCGAGATCACTGCCGTGCTGATGGAAAGCTTTGCAGGCGCCAACACCGTGGTGCGCGGCAATTGCACCTTCGGGATGTTCTCGAACTATCCCGAGAATGTGGATGACGCCCTGCGCCAACGCGCCGGGGCACGATTTCTCGTCGACGGGCCCCAGACGCGCGAGGATTACATCGACATCCTCTATCTGCTGATGGGCAAGAATCACGACATTCCGCTGGGCGAGCATGAGGTCTATGCCGCGCAGGAAATCAAAAAGGCCGTCGCGGCGAGTTTTGAGTCCCACAGCCGCCCGCATGAGGAGGGGCTGCTGAAGGTTTACGACCGGGTATCCAAAGACATCGGCGCGCTCGACACGATTGCCAAGATGGGTACATATCTCAAGGGCATTCAGGAGGCCGATGAACGCTTCACCGGGCGCGCGATCAAGAACATCACCGATGCGGTGAAGGTGCGGGCCATGGACTTTGAACTGCCCGATGAATGGATGGAAAACCCCGATCTCTTCCTCTTCAAGGATTACGACACCAAGAAAGCCATGATCGAAGAGCTGCGCCAGCCCATCACCATCGAAATGGTGATCCAGGAAATCAACCGCTACGCGGATTCAGAGTTCCGCTATGCGGACAAATCCGACGAGGTCGCCATTGAGACTGCCGTGCGCGAGATGGGGCGGATGGAAGAGGCCAAGCGGCGGTATCTGGAGGGGAGGGGGTGA
- a CDS encoding FAD-dependent oxidoreductase produces MDSSKPQKTIVVGAGVIGSAIAYELQKRGHSVTLVDRDAPGNGASYGNMGSIAVTEFMPVARASTWKQIPGWLVNPKGPIRASPTYMPRLIPWFVRFLASSRPSVVQRLEAAGAALCERSLEDTRALLAELGMAEHLSSAGCLSLYASDQEYEADRERIDLLDRFGFDYELLDSKAIRALEPEITDNISKAILLPDNRTVADPNKLVLGLFQGFRGLGGTFRTAEVTGFERSDRINGVLLGDGDFVHADQVILSAGAFTARLSKLLNEPMPLETERGYHTQIMAPGIELTHSIIWPAKAFMVSPTAGGIRVGGTVEMAGLDAPPDYRRAKITVHRAREALPKLEVQDFAEWMGHRPAFPDTIPVMSASVKTAGVFYATGHGHLGLTHAATCARLMSDLVTGVKPAIDLEPYRVDRF; encoded by the coding sequence ATGGATTCAAGCAAACCTCAGAAAACGATCGTGGTAGGTGCCGGTGTGATCGGATCAGCTATTGCGTACGAGTTGCAAAAACGCGGCCATAGCGTGACGCTTGTGGATCGGGACGCGCCGGGTAACGGAGCTTCTTATGGGAACATGGGCTCGATTGCCGTGACCGAGTTTATGCCTGTTGCGCGCGCCTCGACCTGGAAACAAATCCCCGGCTGGCTGGTTAATCCAAAGGGTCCGATCCGTGCCAGCCCAACTTACATGCCCCGTTTAATCCCATGGTTCGTGCGTTTTCTCGCCTCCAGTCGTCCGTCGGTCGTGCAGCGTTTGGAGGCCGCAGGTGCAGCCCTTTGCGAACGGTCATTGGAGGACACCAGAGCATTGTTGGCTGAACTTGGCATGGCAGAGCATTTGTCCTCCGCTGGATGCCTATCTCTTTATGCCAGTGATCAAGAATACGAAGCTGACCGGGAACGCATAGACTTGCTGGATCGGTTTGGTTTCGACTATGAGCTTTTGGATTCCAAAGCAATTCGTGCATTGGAGCCTGAAATCACAGATAATATCTCGAAGGCAATCCTTCTACCCGACAACCGAACTGTGGCTGACCCAAACAAGCTGGTCCTGGGATTGTTTCAGGGGTTTCGCGGGTTGGGCGGCACATTCCGCACGGCAGAAGTGACTGGATTTGAACGCAGCGACCGTATCAATGGCGTATTACTTGGCGATGGCGATTTTGTTCATGCCGATCAGGTGATCCTCTCTGCTGGAGCCTTTACCGCCCGCCTATCCAAACTGTTAAACGAACCTATGCCGCTGGAAACTGAGCGTGGATATCATACGCAGATCATGGCGCCAGGAATCGAACTGACCCATTCAATTATTTGGCCAGCAAAGGCCTTTATGGTCAGCCCGACTGCAGGCGGCATTCGTGTTGGCGGTACGGTCGAAATGGCCGGTCTTGACGCGCCACCCGACTATCGACGTGCAAAGATCACCGTGCATCGTGCACGTGAAGCACTACCAAAACTTGAAGTTCAAGATTTTGCTGAGTGGATGGGACATCGGCCCGCCTTTCCCGATACAATTCCAGTAATGTCAGCCTCTGTGAAAACAGCGGGTGTGTTCTATGCCACTGGTCATGGTCATCTGGGTTTGACCCATGCTGCGACTTGCGCCCGTCTGATGAGCGATCTGGTCACTGGTGTGAAACCTGCAATCGACCTGGAACCATATAGAGTTGATCGGTTTTAA
- a CDS encoding proline racemase family protein, with amino-acid sequence MHWKRTLQTVDVHCAGEVGRVITGGVLDIPGDTMSAKLAHINDVDDSLRRWLCSEPRGAANHSFVLITPACHPDANFGMIILQTDQAHAMSGSNSMCAVTAILETGMMEMIEPETLVTLDTASGLVRATATCKDGKVVGVSLDMPASFVALPDGTVETPLWGAVTYDLCYGGVFYALVDVDQIGLSIAPENARLLAEKGVELRDIIAAKTKISHPEFPAIHGLAYVMFRSIEEDGAIRTCTTLKPARADRSPCGTGTNSTVALLHSKGEMRSGDTLTTRSIIDGEFQAELLGATQIGQFPGSLVRIEGQCWIYGISQIGLDPSDPFPTGFILSDTWGG; translated from the coding sequence ATGCACTGGAAACGCACCCTTCAAACTGTGGATGTTCACTGCGCTGGTGAGGTCGGACGGGTCATTACCGGCGGCGTTCTCGACATCCCCGGTGACACCATGTCTGCCAAACTGGCACATATTAACGATGTTGATGACAGCCTGCGCCGGTGGCTTTGCTCGGAACCACGCGGCGCTGCGAACCATTCTTTTGTTCTGATCACCCCAGCATGCCATCCAGATGCAAATTTTGGCATGATCATCCTACAGACCGATCAGGCCCATGCCATGTCCGGTTCGAATTCCATGTGTGCCGTCACGGCTATTTTAGAAACAGGGATGATGGAGATGATCGAGCCAGAAACCCTGGTCACACTCGATACAGCATCCGGCCTCGTGCGCGCGACAGCAACCTGCAAGGATGGTAAAGTGGTCGGCGTTAGTCTCGACATGCCTGCATCATTCGTAGCGCTACCGGATGGAACCGTTGAAACGCCGCTTTGGGGCGCAGTGACCTATGATCTTTGCTATGGCGGCGTGTTTTATGCGCTCGTCGATGTCGATCAGATCGGGCTGTCGATCGCCCCTGAGAACGCGCGGCTATTGGCGGAAAAAGGCGTTGAGTTGCGGGATATCATCGCGGCAAAGACCAAGATTTCTCATCCCGAATTTCCAGCAATTCACGGGTTGGCTTACGTCATGTTTCGATCCATTGAAGAAGACGGGGCGATACGCACTTGCACCACTTTGAAACCCGCGCGAGCCGATCGATCGCCTTGTGGGACGGGAACCAATTCAACAGTGGCGTTACTGCATTCAAAGGGAGAAATGCGCTCCGGCGATACGCTCACAACTCGTTCGATTATTGATGGCGAGTTTCAGGCCGAATTGCTGGGCGCTACACAAATTGGACAATTTCCTGGTAGCCTGGTCCGGATAGAAGGTCAGTGTTGGATCTATGGTATTTCTCAAATTGGGCTTGATCCCAGTGACCCTTTTCCAACTGGTTTCATTCTTTCTGATACGTGGGGCGGATAG
- a CDS encoding DUF1523 family protein produces the protein MVYVKWVFWVVFWLFWAAFFHYTLPQVDIVRVTDTYEKRIDFGENSIFWASPDVGNDGTLANRDVFFIQTVRANGSTMVYRNEDTGWSWPPYFKFDTSNLQAEAADQKSTADAPKWAAIKHYGWRNEFLSIFPNAVGVRPVSGPDAPKGVPWVNIIILVLFALVVLGAWRLWRRFRAKRIDPVVDSIESGVDAAGDALNDGRGRMRRWLDSWKPKHKR, from the coding sequence GTGGTTTACGTGAAATGGGTTTTCTGGGTGGTGTTCTGGCTCTTCTGGGCGGCGTTCTTCCACTACACGCTGCCGCAGGTCGATATCGTGCGTGTCACCGACACCTATGAAAAACGCATTGATTTCGGCGAAAACTCGATTTTTTGGGCGAGCCCGGATGTGGGCAATGACGGCACGCTGGCCAATCGGGACGTGTTTTTCATTCAGACCGTCCGTGCCAACGGCTCAACCATGGTCTATCGCAATGAGGACACAGGCTGGAGCTGGCCTCCCTATTTCAAGTTTGACACCTCAAACCTTCAGGCCGAAGCCGCAGATCAGAAATCAACCGCCGATGCGCCCAAATGGGCGGCAATCAAGCACTATGGCTGGCGCAATGAGTTTCTCTCGATTTTTCCCAACGCCGTTGGCGTCCGCCCAGTTTCAGGCCCCGATGCACCCAAGGGTGTACCTTGGGTGAACATCATTATTCTGGTTCTTTTTGCGCTTGTGGTACTCGGAGCATGGCGGCTTTGGCGACGCTTTCGCGCAAAGCGGATTGATCCCGTGGTCGACAGCATCGAGTCCGGTGTCGATGCGGCGGGTGATGCCTTGAACGATGGACGTGGACGCATGCGCCGCTGGCTTGACAGCTGGAAGCCCAAGCACAAGCGTTAA